GAAATCGCTTCGTCGGCATCCAGTAACGGGAGCAGGGTTTCGGCAAATCGGGCCAGATTCCATTGCCCGATCGCAGGCTGGTTTCCGTAGGCATAACGCCCCCGATGGTCAATCGAACTAAACACCGTTGCCGGGTCATAGTGGTCCATGAATGCGCAGGGACCGTAATCAATGGTCTCTCCGCTGATGGCCATGTTGTCGGTATTCATCACACCATGAATGAAACCTGCCATTTGCCATTGCGCAATCAGAGCGGCCTGACGATCGGCAACAGCACGAAGGAACTGAAGACACCTTTCGGCATCGGTGCAATCGCTGTTCGAGATTTCAGGGTAATGGCGATGTATCGTATAATCGGCCAACGCACGCAGACTGGATTCGTCCTGTCGGCTGGCGGCGAACTGAAACGTACCAACGCGAATATGACTGGCCGCGACACGCGTCAGAATGGCCCCGCGCAGGGGCGTTTCCCGATAGACGGTTTCGCCAGTCGTCACAACGGCCAGACTTTGAGTTGTCGGAATCTTCAAACCGTGCATCGCTTCGCTGATGATGTATTCTCTGAGCATTGGCCCCAGAGCTGCGCGTCCGTCGCCGCGACGGGAGTACGGAGTTTGCCCGGATCCCTTCAGTTGAATGTCGATCCGTTCGCCGAGCGGCGTTCGATGTTCTCCCAGCAGAATTGCCCGACCATCTCCCAGAATCGTGAACCCACCAAACTGATGGCCTGCGTAGGCCTGCGCAATCGGTTTGGCCCCCACCGGAATTTGCTGTCCGGCAAACAGGGCTGCCAGATGCCCGGCAGGCTGATCATTCAGCCGCAGCCCAAGCTCCAATGCCAGCCGATGGTTGGCTACGACAAGCTTTGCATCTGCGACTTTGACCGGCTCGGCCACCGCAAAGAATTCTGATGGCAGCTGTGTATAGGTGTTTTCAAAACACCAGCCGAAAGAATCCGGGTTCGAAGACACGGGCAATTCACGCGACACTGATTTCTCCGACTTCTGGTAGACAATGGACTCCACACTGTAGGCGCATCAGGGCCCATTGGCGAGCCCCGCAAAACTGAGGGTGGATTAGTGCCTGTCCATTCGCGGAACGATGTTTCAGCGCGGCGACATGGATGATATGACTGCGTGTTGATGGGAACACTCCGAAATGCCCGGAACTTCGAAGGCGGTGCTGAAACACCGCGGCCAGAATCCGCCGCGAAGCAAAGCAAAACCAATACAAACTGCCGCGGTCATGTACCAGACACTATCTCTGTCCCAACTGTCCGTTGAAAAATCGGGACTGGCAGGCAGGAGGACTGGAAACCATCGTGTTTTAACGGTTCCTGCTCGAACCAGGCCCGTTCTTCAACAGGCTTCTGACATCTCCAAGCGGTTTCCGGCGACTGTTTGAATCGTAACAGCCCAATGAAGATTTGGTTTTCTCCCGGGAAAACTCAACGGTTCGCGACATCGTTCGCTGCTGGCTACAATCTGAGCCCATCTGCATCGAAAGGTTTCAATGATGAGCGATCCTGATCAGGAAAAATCACAAAAGAGTGCCAGTCTGCTGACCCGCTGGAATCAGATGCCACTTTACTGGCGCATCCTGATCGCACTCGTTGCTGGTCTGTTCACAGGTCTGCTGCTGGGCAGTCGGGCCGTTGTTTTCGAATTGCCAAGCAAGGTTATTCTTCAGCTTCTTGGCGCGCTGGCTCCGCCATTGATTCTGATTGCGGTCACACACGTTCTGATGACCACCGAAATTACCAGAAAGACAGCTGGCCGACTGGCGGGCCTTTTAATCCTGAATACCACAATGGCCATTGTGATTGGATTGGGTGTTGCCAATATCATGAAGCCTGGAACGTGGGCAACGTTCGATGCACCGACGTCAACAACAGAGTCTGAGCATGGTGATGGTCCGGTTTCACCTGTTGATCTTCTTGTTGCCAATGTCCCCAGAAGTATTCTGGGACCACTGGGTGATAAACAGAACATCATAGGCGTCATATTCATTGCAGTTGCATTCGGTGTCGCCCTGCGTGATATGAGAGAAAAGCCGATTGCCAACGTGCAGGATCTGGTTGAAATCGCGTACGACGTCCTGCTAAAGGTCCTGCACTGGATCATTGCCCTGGTGCCGCTTGGCGTTTTTGCCATCGTTGCAAAAGTTGTCGGAACGGAAGGCTTTGGTCCCTTCAAAGCGATGGGCGCATTCATTCTTGCAGTGATCGTTGCACTTCTGCTGCAAACACTCTGGTACCTGATTCGCATCCGGCTGTTTTCGTGGGTGCCACCGATCCACATGCTGAGAAGTATGAGAGATGCTCTGGTCATGGCATTCTCCACTGACAGCTCAACAGCAACGATGCCCGTGACTTACGCCTGTCTGAAGGAAAAAGTGGGCGTCCGCGAAGAATCGGCCAGCATGGGCGCGCTCGTGGGAGCGAACTTCAACAACGACGGAACCGCGCTTTATGAAGCCATGGCAGCATTGTTCGTCGCTCAGCTCATCGGCCAGGAACTTACGATGACGCAGCAGCTGATTATTGTGCTGACGTCGATCATCGCGTCTGTCGGCGCGGCCGGAATTCCGGAAGCCGGCCTGGTGACCATGACACTCGTCTTCAGCGCGGTCGGTTTGCCAACTGAATATATCGCTCTGTTACTCACCGTCGACTGGTTCCTTGATCGATGCCGTACAACCATCAATGTGCTGGGCGACGTCAACGTCAGTTGTCTCCTGGACGGCAAAGTCAAGCCGGCTGAAACGACGGCGGACGCGACCTGAAATCATGATGTGGTCCGGGATGACATCATCACTCCTGACCTGGGATTCAAAACATAAGAACACGGCCCGAACCCCAAATTCAAAGTCGGCCCGATGACAAAGCTTCCCGTGAAAGAGCTTCCCGTGACTCACAAGTACCGCGTGACACTGTTGAATGGTATCCGTACCTTGTCCTTTGGCGTGGCGATTTTTTTCTGCCTGGCTTCTGTGACATCTGCGGCCGACCACATGAATGTTCTGTTCATCGCCGCGGACGATCTGCGAAATGATTTGGCGTGTTATGGCCACTCAATGGTCAGGACACCAAATCTGGATCGTCTGGCACAACGCGGTGTTGTGTTTGATCGTGCGTATTGCCAGCAGGCCGTCTGCAATCCATCGCGTGCCTCTCTGATGACGGGACGGCATCCTGACAGCCTGCAAATCTGGGATCTGCCGACACACTTTCGCGACAGGAATCCAAATGCTGTCACCCTCCCGGAACACTTCAAACAACAGGGCTATTTCACCCAGAACATCGGAAAGATCTTTCACAACTGGATCCATGAAGTCCAGGGGGACCCTCAATCGTGGAGCGTTCCGGCTGTGATGCATTTTGCCAATCATGGCCGGGACCAAGCCGTTGTTGAAGGTGAAATACCTCCCAGTTCTGCGATCGATCCCAAATGTGATTGCCGAGATGTTCCTGATGATGCGTATTTTGACGGACGCGTTGCGAAGCTCGCAGTCGAAGCAATCAGCCAACTCAAGCACAGCCAGCAGCCGTTCTTTCTTGCCGTGGGTTTCTGGAAACCACACTCACCCTTTAACGCGCCAAAAAAATACTGGGATTTGTACGAACGCGATCAGATCCCCCTGCCCCGGCATGCTGAATGGCCAACCGATGCGCCCCGAATTGCCTGGCATGACAGTCGTGAAATCCTTGGCGTAAAAACTCGCAAGATCACGGAGGAGAATATTCGTGAAATGCGACATGGATACCTGGCAAACATCAGCTACATGGACGCACAAATCGGAAAAGTACTTGATGCACTCGACCATAACGACCTCACCCGGCACACTGTCGTCGTCTTCTGGTCAGACCACGGTTATCATCTGGGAGAGCAGACTTTGTGGGCAAAGACGTCCAACTTCGAACTGGATGCTCGTGTTCCTCTGATCATAGCGACGCCCGGCATGACGACTGCCGGCAAAAGAACAGATTCACTGGCAGAACTGACCGATCTTTATCCGACGCTCATCGAACTCTGTGGCCTTCCCTCCCGTGAAGGTCTGGATGGCCGAAGTCTGGTCCCGGTACTTTCAAACGTCCACAGCAGCGTGCGTGATGTCGCACTTACGCAGCACCCGCGGCCAGCATATTACGACCGCGAACCAGACAAGCAGCCCACACATATGGGCTACTCAATCCGCTCTGCAACGCACCGTTACACCGAATGGCGCGACTGGAAAACAGGACAAACCACGGATCGTGAACTCTACGATCACGTCAATGATCCTGATGAAACCCGCAACATCGCGAATCAGGCCGAGCAACGCGATGTTGTAGCACAACATTCCGCCATGCTTACCGAACAGCAACCAATTGTTCGGCCGGAATGGAAACAGCAGTAACTTTGGTTCCCAACCCGATCAACTGTGCAGCAAGTGTAAAGTGAAGACGCGGGGCCGTTGAGTCGGCATTGGCGCCGGCCGGGTTCACGGCATCCTGTCCCGCAGGACAGGCCAAACTGATTCGCACCGTTATCCGGAAGGACTTCCCCGCCTGAGCCCACTACTCAGCGTGCTCACCATTTCCACCGTCGGCATGGCTGGCTGCATTGTCCTCGGCTGCATTGTCCTCGGCTGCATTGTCCTCGGCTGCGGAGTTGCTCGATGTCGCGAGTGATTCATCGCCTGTGTTCGGCAGCACCGAAGCCACCATCCCTTCGCGACCATCGCTCAGAATCATATCGCCTGGCTGCAACCCCTGAAGAATCTCGATGCCGTCCGCCCGACGCTCTCCTGTCAAGACCTGCTGCTCTTTGGCAACTCCATCCACAACCTTCCATACCTTCTCTGCGCCGGCAAACTCGACCAGGGCACTGTGAGGAATTGCAACTGTGGTTGACGTTTCGTCCGTAACGATTCGAGCTTCTGCGAACAATCCGCTGCGGAGGCTTCCGGCAGAATTATCGACAACCGCCTCAAACAAAAGTGACCGGCTGGTGAGGTCCACTGCCGGACTGATCCGCGTGACGGGGACTTTCACCGGAGTCGCAACAGACTCTATCTCCAGCTCCACGGACTGGCCAACCGAAATATCCAGTGAAAAACGCTCAGGGAGCGTACCACGAAATCGCAGGGTATCTGTGCGGACCAGTGTTGCCACAGCATCGCCGGTCCGCAGATAGGTGCCGGGGGAAACATCCCGACTCTGGATCAGTCCGTCAAAGGGAGCGACGATGGTTGTATCTGCCAATTGTTCTTTCGCCAGCGCAAGTTCTGCTTCGCGGACACCGATCTGAGCGATCTTCTCATGCACCGAATTCAGGGCCGACTTAAACCTCGCTTCAGCGACTGCAGCAGCGGCCTTGATTTGATCAATCTCTGACGCGGTGATTGAATTCTTTGCCAGCAGCATTTCTGCACGGTCAAGATTACCGCGTGCTTCATTCCAGAGAGCTTTGTGTTCGAGCACAGGAGGCGCATTCTCTGGCTGTAACTGAGCCACTGGATCTCCGGGCCGCAGCCCTACCGCAGACCTGGCCTGAAGCAGCTGAGCCTCCGCCTGCTCGACTCTTAACTGAAATTCTGCCTGACCGATGGTCACCAGCGTCATTCCCTGAGTCACACGATCGCCCAGATCCACATCAACCTGGGAAACACGTCCATCTATTCGGCTGCCAATCACCGCAACTTCATCCGGCACCAGACTACCATGGCTTCGCACGATTGTCGGCCATTTCACCCGATCCACCGCGATCACATCGACCCGAATCTGAGGAAGATCCTTCTGGCCGGAAACCTCGTTCAGAGACGAAGCGGCCTGTTTCTGGCATCCGGAAAGCAGGGTCACCACCAGACAGCCATACAGAAATCGCTGTCTACCGTTTCGGGCAATCGTGGAACGCTGAATGGTCACTTTTAAATTCTCAGGCGAGGAATAGAAACGTGGGGCGGGCATCATCATGGCAGGCACGGGGCAAACCCCAGGGCAACATGATCGCACTAAATTGTTCAGATGACAAGCAGCGATCACTGCAAATCGCATACGGAAATGCTGCTTCATCGATAACATGACCGACGATTCCGGCTCATTCAGCGACAGCAACTCAGGATACAGCTACGCACTCCGGGAGGGCTCTTTGAACATCAGCAGTGCAGGAGGAATGCTTTGGCGCTTGAAAAGACGCGGGCAATCCGGCACTCAAGAAATAACAAAACAGTGCACCTGCATTTAAGTTACGACTACCAGTCTGACTGAACTGCCGTTGACGATGCCAGGGAAGAAGCGCGCCATTCCCCTTTCATGAGCACTTCCACGGAAACAGGCTTTCCAAAATAATACCCCTGCCCGCAGGTGCAGCCCATTGCCTGAAGCGTGGCAATCTGGTCGATCGTCTCAATGCCTTCCGCGACACATTCCATACCCAGATTGTCAGCGAGCGAAACAATTGAATTTGCGAGGGCAATAAATGCGCGGCCGCGATCGAAGTTTCGGATAAATGCCTGATCGATTTTCAAGACATCAAATGGAAATTCATGCAGACATGCCAGAGAAGAATGGCCGGTACCGAAATCATCCATTGCCAGTCGAATGCCCTCAGCCTTGAGTGCGTTCAGCATTTCCCGAGCGGCGTGGGCGTTCTCCATAATTTCAGATTCCGTGACCTCCAGCTGAAGCTGTTCAGGGTGAATCCCCGTAGCGGAAATGATCTCCATGACCTGACTCACAAGCGTCGCTTCGGCCAGCTGAATTCGGGACAGGTTTACGCTGACATACGCCGGAGCCGTCTCGGGGAATTTTGTTTTCCATTCCACAAACTGGTGGCACGCTTCACGAAGGACCCACAAGCTCAGTGGCAGAATCAGCCTTGTCTCTTCAGCAATCGAAATGAACTGCTTTGGTGAGACAATTCCGCGCGTTGGATGATTCCAGCGAGCCAATGCTTCGACACTGCTCAGATGGCCGTCCGTGAGTGAGACAATGGGCTGGTAGTGAAGCACGAATTGATTCTCGGCCAGCGCGATCCGGAGATCTT
This is a stretch of genomic DNA from Planctomycetaceae bacterium. It encodes these proteins:
- a CDS encoding YdiU family protein, with product MSRELPVSSNPDSFGWCFENTYTQLPSEFFAVAEPVKVADAKLVVANHRLALELGLRLNDQPAGHLAALFAGQQIPVGAKPIAQAYAGHQFGGFTILGDGRAILLGEHRTPLGERIDIQLKGSGQTPYSRRGDGRAALGPMLREYIISEAMHGLKIPTTQSLAVVTTGETVYRETPLRGAILTRVAASHIRVGTFQFAASRQDESSLRALADYTIHRHYPEISNSDCTDAERCLQFLRAVADRQAALIAQWQMAGFIHGVMNTDNMAISGETIDYGPCAFMDHYDPATVFSSIDHRGRYAYGNQPAIGQWNLARFAETLLPLLDADEAISVEKATAALDEYAERFDSYWLQGMRRKLGLQAELDEDRELVNQLLEWMKSVKADLTNTFDDLSTGRASESFGGLYAEATFVNWCARWNDRLKVDGNTRESVRQGMLAVNPARIARNHRVEEALTAATERDDLSTMHRLLDALASPFDRDPQFDVYRDPSPPGTCYRTFCGT
- a CDS encoding dicarboxylate/amino acid:cation symporter, translated to MSDPDQEKSQKSASLLTRWNQMPLYWRILIALVAGLFTGLLLGSRAVVFELPSKVILQLLGALAPPLILIAVTHVLMTTEITRKTAGRLAGLLILNTTMAIVIGLGVANIMKPGTWATFDAPTSTTESEHGDGPVSPVDLLVANVPRSILGPLGDKQNIIGVIFIAVAFGVALRDMREKPIANVQDLVEIAYDVLLKVLHWIIALVPLGVFAIVAKVVGTEGFGPFKAMGAFILAVIVALLLQTLWYLIRIRLFSWVPPIHMLRSMRDALVMAFSTDSSTATMPVTYACLKEKVGVREESASMGALVGANFNNDGTALYEAMAALFVAQLIGQELTMTQQLIIVLTSIIASVGAAGIPEAGLVTMTLVFSAVGLPTEYIALLLTVDWFLDRCRTTINVLGDVNVSCLLDGKVKPAETTADAT
- a CDS encoding sulfatase codes for the protein MTKLPVKELPVTHKYRVTLLNGIRTLSFGVAIFFCLASVTSAADHMNVLFIAADDLRNDLACYGHSMVRTPNLDRLAQRGVVFDRAYCQQAVCNPSRASLMTGRHPDSLQIWDLPTHFRDRNPNAVTLPEHFKQQGYFTQNIGKIFHNWIHEVQGDPQSWSVPAVMHFANHGRDQAVVEGEIPPSSAIDPKCDCRDVPDDAYFDGRVAKLAVEAISQLKHSQQPFFLAVGFWKPHSPFNAPKKYWDLYERDQIPLPRHAEWPTDAPRIAWHDSREILGVKTRKITEENIREMRHGYLANISYMDAQIGKVLDALDHNDLTRHTVVVFWSDHGYHLGEQTLWAKTSNFELDARVPLIIATPGMTTAGKRTDSLAELTDLYPTLIELCGLPSREGLDGRSLVPVLSNVHSSVRDVALTQHPRPAYYDREPDKQPTHMGYSIRSATHRYTEWRDWKTGQTTDRELYDHVNDPDETRNIANQAEQRDVVAQHSAMLTEQQPIVRPEWKQQ
- a CDS encoding efflux RND transporter periplasmic adaptor subunit translates to MTIQRSTIARNGRQRFLYGCLVVTLLSGCQKQAASSLNEVSGQKDLPQIRVDVIAVDRVKWPTIVRSHGSLVPDEVAVIGSRIDGRVSQVDVDLGDRVTQGMTLVTIGQAEFQLRVEQAEAQLLQARSAVGLRPGDPVAQLQPENAPPVLEHKALWNEARGNLDRAEMLLAKNSITASEIDQIKAAAAVAEARFKSALNSVHEKIAQIGVREAELALAKEQLADTTIVAPFDGLIQSRDVSPGTYLRTGDAVATLVRTDTLRFRGTLPERFSLDISVGQSVELEIESVATPVKVPVTRISPAVDLTSRSLLFEAVVDNSAGSLRSGLFAEARIVTDETSTTVAIPHSALVEFAGAEKVWKVVDGVAKEQQVLTGERRADGIEILQGLQPGDMILSDGREGMVASVLPNTGDESLATSSNSAAEDNAAEDNAAEDNAASHADGGNGEHAE
- a CDS encoding bifunctional diguanylate cyclase/phosphodiesterase, producing the protein MKAARLDQLTGLANRSLFHERLLTAMNHFRRNNSRQFALMFLDFDRFKLVNDSLGHDVGDLLLKEIAVRLRRHVRSTDEITVETSAATVARLGGDEFVVLAEDIRSPRDAVCLAQRLLDVCGEPYDLNGQVVQSSASIGIVCSDLKYRTADEMLRDADIAMYQAKARGKAQYVIFDASMQQAVRDRVQIEEDLRIALAENQFVLHYQPIVSLTDGHLSSVEALARWNHPTRGIVSPKQFISIAEETRLILPLSLWVLREACHQFVEWKTKFPETAPAYVSVNLSRIQLAEATLVSQVMEIISATGIHPEQLQLEVTESEIMENAHAAREMLNALKAEGIRLAMDDFGTGHSSLACLHEFPFDVLKIDQAFIRNFDRGRAFIALANSIVSLADNLGMECVAEGIETIDQIATLQAMGCTCGQGYYFGKPVSVEVLMKGEWRASSLASSTAVQSDW